From Bacillus basilensis, a single genomic window includes:
- the comER gene encoding late competence protein ComER produces the protein MNIGIIGTGNMGNILIDAFLETRAVKPSCLTIINRTPAKAYHIKEKYSSVHIAKTIDEVIERSHLIFICVKPIDIYPILQKYAERFSDEKCLVSITSPISPSQLETLVPCHVARIIPSITNRALSGASLFTFGSHCSEEWQQKLFRLFKKISTPLVIEEDITRVSSDIASCGPAFFSYLLQCFINAAVDKTNITHEEATTLVSEMVVGMGKLLEKGIFTLPTLQEKVCVKGGVTGEGIRVLEEHVGDMFHKLIERTHEKFDEDLKCVDQQFNKHT, from the coding sequence TTGAACATAGGAATTATAGGGACAGGGAACATGGGGAATATACTAATCGATGCATTTTTAGAAACCCGTGCTGTCAAACCTTCGTGCCTTACAATTATTAATCGAACGCCAGCCAAAGCATATCATATAAAGGAAAAATACTCTTCTGTTCATATAGCCAAAACTATTGATGAAGTAATCGAACGATCACATCTTATTTTTATTTGCGTAAAGCCGATAGATATATACCCGATCCTACAAAAATACGCTGAACGTTTTTCTGATGAAAAGTGCTTAGTTTCTATCACAAGTCCAATATCTCCATCACAATTAGAGACACTTGTACCTTGCCACGTCGCACGTATTATTCCGAGCATTACAAACCGCGCTCTGTCTGGCGCATCACTATTTACATTTGGAAGTCACTGCTCTGAAGAGTGGCAACAAAAACTATTTCGCCTATTCAAAAAAATTTCTACTCCCCTTGTAATAGAAGAAGATATAACGCGCGTTTCATCTGATATAGCAAGCTGTGGTCCTGCATTCTTTAGTTATTTATTACAATGTTTCATTAACGCTGCTGTAGATAAAACAAATATTACACATGAAGAAGCCACTACTTTAGTAAGTGAAATGGTCGTTGGAATGGGGAAACTACTTGAAAAAGGGATTTTCACATTGCCTACTTTACAAGAAAAAGTATGTGTTAAAGGCGGCGTTACAGGAGAAGGTATTCGTGTTTTAGAAGAACATGTTGGGGATATGTTTCATAAATTAATCGAGCGGACACACGAGAAATTTGATGAAGATTTAAAATGCGTTGATCAGCAATTCAATAAGCACACATAA
- a CDS encoding class I SAM-dependent methyltransferase, which produces MKYEQFALLYDELMNDVPYEKWVEFTEESLQQADMKEAKILDVACGTGNVTLPLVQKGYDLIGVDLSEEMLTVAQQKLGGEGYFIPFYQQDMRELDVPGEFDCVTIFCDSLNYVLQEDGVQETFRRVFHHLRQDGLFLFDVHSLYKIHHVFQNETYTVNGEEISLIWNCFPGEESNSVEHDLTFFVQDPEEDVYHRFDECHVQRAYPVEELTKWLEEAGFTVLRVTGDFERLEVTEQTERIFFMAKKNG; this is translated from the coding sequence ATGAAATACGAACAATTTGCATTGTTGTACGACGAATTAATGAATGATGTCCCTTATGAGAAATGGGTAGAATTCACAGAGGAAAGTTTACAGCAAGCGGATATGAAAGAGGCAAAGATTCTTGATGTAGCATGCGGTACTGGTAATGTAACACTTCCACTTGTACAAAAGGGTTACGATTTAATCGGTGTCGATCTTTCAGAAGAAATGTTAACAGTCGCTCAGCAAAAACTAGGCGGAGAAGGATATTTTATCCCTTTTTACCAACAAGACATGCGAGAACTTGATGTTCCAGGTGAGTTTGACTGTGTAACAATCTTTTGTGATTCATTAAATTATGTATTGCAAGAAGATGGAGTGCAAGAAACGTTTAGAAGAGTGTTTCACCATTTACGTCAAGATGGTTTGTTTTTATTTGATGTACATTCTTTATATAAAATACATCATGTATTTCAAAATGAAACATACACAGTGAATGGAGAGGAAATCTCTCTTATTTGGAATTGCTTCCCTGGTGAAGAATCAAATAGTGTAGAACATGATTTAACATTCTTTGTTCAAGATCCAGAAGAAGATGTGTACCATCGTTTTGATGAATGTCACGTGCAACGTGCATATCCGGTTGAAGAGTTAACGAAATGGCTTGAAGAGGCTGGTTTTACAGTACTTCGCGTAACTGGTGATTTTGAGCGACTTGAAGTTACAGAACAAACAGAGCGTATTTTCTTCATGGCGAAGAAAAACGGATAA
- the rsfS gene encoding ribosome silencing factor, with amino-acid sequence MKDKDLLVLAAKAADDKRAEDMVVLNMQGISPIADYFIICHGNSDKQVQAIAREIKAKAHEFQIDVQRMEGFDEARWVLVDLGDVVAHVFHKDERNHYNLERLWGDVPREDITDELDQ; translated from the coding sequence ATGAAAGATAAAGATTTATTAGTATTAGCGGCAAAAGCAGCTGATGATAAGAGAGCAGAAGATATGGTTGTCCTAAATATGCAAGGTATTTCACCAATTGCAGATTATTTCATTATTTGTCACGGTAACTCAGATAAGCAAGTGCAAGCAATTGCGCGTGAAATTAAAGCGAAAGCACACGAGTTCCAAATCGACGTACAACGTATGGAAGGTTTTGACGAAGCACGTTGGGTATTAGTTGACCTTGGAGATGTAGTTGCTCATGTATTCCATAAAGATGAGCGTAATCACTATAATTTAGAGCGTCTATGGGGCGATGTGCCACGTGAAGATATTACAGACGAGCTAGACCAATGA
- the comEA gene encoding competence protein ComEA has translation MMWDFPKKWLGLVAIIGIVLFLLFWKTNQHTERSVITTDVQAKEIEKKSKPKISDTKQQKKIIIIDMKGAVVKEGVYEMKEGDRVKDAIEKAGGFLPEADRKKVNLAQVVQDQMILYVPDKNEQVQEGAAVSKEEGKVQINVASKEQLEKITGIGSRKAESILKYREEHGPFQKIEDLLEIDGIGVKSLEKIKDQIIIP, from the coding sequence ATGATGTGGGATTTTCCAAAGAAATGGTTAGGATTAGTAGCTATTATTGGAATTGTACTTTTTCTTCTTTTCTGGAAAACGAACCAGCATACAGAGCGATCGGTCATTACAACGGATGTGCAAGCGAAAGAGATAGAGAAAAAAAGTAAACCGAAAATATCGGATACAAAGCAGCAGAAAAAAATAATTATAATTGATATGAAAGGGGCTGTTGTTAAAGAGGGAGTGTATGAAATGAAAGAAGGGGACCGGGTCAAGGATGCTATTGAAAAGGCAGGTGGTTTTTTGCCCGAGGCAGATAGGAAAAAGGTAAATTTAGCGCAAGTGGTACAAGACCAAATGATCCTTTATGTGCCAGATAAAAACGAACAAGTGCAAGAAGGGGCTGCTGTTTCAAAGGAGGAGGGGAAAGTTCAAATAAATGTAGCTTCTAAAGAACAACTTGAAAAAATTACAGGTATCGGTTCTAGGAAAGCAGAAAGTATTTTGAAATATCGTGAGGAACATGGTCCGTTTCAGAAAATAGAAGATTTATTAGAGATTGATGGGATTGGTGTGAAGTCTCTGGAAAAAATAAAAGATCAAATTATTATTCCGTAA